The proteins below come from a single Methanothrix thermoacetophila PT genomic window:
- the fdhF gene encoding formate dehydrogenase subunit alpha encodes MSGRTPTVCPYCAVGCGFYITRNGMEYMPDHPVNEGALCAKGNAALDILNHVERLRYPMMRVGKDWIRVSWDEALDRVAEEMEKVLRERGPKALAFLGSAKCTNEENYIFQKIARLMGTNNIDNCARRCHSPTIIALREMLGTPAMTNPISDLALSDCILVIGSNLAENHPVVARWILRAKDRGAVVIVADPRVTPTSWLADLHMQLNPGTDIALINGMINVILREGLEKRAFINERTIGFENLDLRDYTPERVSAITGLSAGDIIRAARLYARSPASSIVYCMGITQHTCGTDNVAACANLALVCGQIGRPGAGIFPLRGQNNVQGACDMGALADFYPGWRSVEDSRAIDDLRRLWNARSLPMGRGLTADLMPDADLKFLYVMGEDIVNSDPTVSRRRLKRGFMVVQDIFMTDTAKLADLVLPATAWAEKEGTITSTERRVQWIYRAGEPPGEARMDLWILSEVAARIGFDLASEPDEVLAEINQAVPAYRGISRSNAGARGGIIWPCPHKDHPGTPLLHRERFSTPDGKARIIPVHHPALERTSTEYPLILITGRVALHYNSGSMTMRSEGLVKREPEIHIDVNPDDAMRFGLADGDAVMVETRWGRARARAQITQGQKRGTLFMPFHFPETNLIASELLDRKAMMPELKVAACRIRRCD; translated from the coding sequence ATGAGCGGCAGGACACCCACAGTCTGCCCCTACTGCGCTGTGGGCTGCGGGTTTTACATAACCCGGAACGGCATGGAGTACATGCCCGACCACCCTGTCAATGAGGGGGCTCTCTGCGCGAAGGGTAATGCAGCCCTTGATATCCTGAATCACGTGGAGAGGCTGCGGTATCCGATGATGAGGGTCGGAAAGGACTGGATAAGAGTATCCTGGGACGAGGCGCTTGACAGAGTGGCAGAGGAGATGGAGAAGGTTCTGCGGGAGAGAGGGCCGAAGGCCCTTGCATTCCTAGGATCCGCAAAATGCACCAACGAGGAGAACTATATTTTCCAGAAGATCGCGCGACTGATGGGGACGAACAACATCGATAACTGCGCAAGACGCTGCCACTCGCCGACGATCATCGCGCTGCGCGAGATGCTCGGAACCCCCGCGATGACCAATCCAATATCAGATCTAGCGCTCTCTGATTGCATTCTGGTGATCGGATCGAACCTGGCTGAGAACCATCCTGTGGTAGCCAGGTGGATCCTGAGAGCGAAGGACAGGGGCGCGGTTGTGATCGTAGCAGATCCGAGGGTGACACCAACCTCCTGGCTCGCAGATCTCCACATGCAGCTCAACCCTGGCACAGATATCGCGCTCATCAACGGCATGATCAACGTAATACTAAGAGAGGGGCTGGAGAAAAGGGCATTCATAAATGAGAGAACCATTGGATTCGAGAATCTCGATCTCAGAGATTACACCCCTGAGAGGGTATCCGCGATAACAGGCCTGAGTGCTGGAGATATCATCAGAGCCGCGAGGCTATATGCGAGATCTCCTGCATCTTCAATAGTTTACTGCATGGGCATCACACAGCACACATGCGGAACAGATAATGTGGCTGCATGCGCGAACCTCGCCCTCGTCTGCGGACAGATTGGAAGACCTGGCGCCGGTATATTTCCGCTGAGGGGGCAGAACAACGTCCAGGGAGCGTGCGACATGGGGGCTCTGGCGGATTTCTATCCCGGATGGAGATCTGTGGAAGATTCCAGGGCGATCGATGATCTCAGGCGTTTATGGAATGCGAGATCCCTTCCGATGGGGCGCGGACTTACCGCTGATCTGATGCCAGACGCGGATCTCAAGTTCCTCTACGTGATGGGCGAGGATATCGTGAACTCAGATCCCACTGTATCCCGGAGGAGGTTGAAGAGAGGTTTCATGGTCGTGCAGGACATATTCATGACCGACACCGCAAAGCTTGCGGATCTTGTGCTGCCAGCGACTGCATGGGCGGAGAAGGAAGGCACAATCACATCAACAGAGCGGAGGGTCCAGTGGATATATCGAGCAGGAGAGCCTCCCGGGGAAGCGAGGATGGATCTGTGGATTCTATCAGAGGTGGCGGCACGCATCGGATTCGATCTCGCATCCGAACCGGATGAGGTTCTGGCGGAGATAAACCAGGCGGTTCCAGCATACCGCGGCATCAGCAGGAGCAATGCAGGAGCTCGTGGCGGGATCATCTGGCCGTGCCCGCATAAGGATCATCCCGGGACTCCTCTGCTTCACAGGGAGAGGTTCTCCACTCCGGATGGAAAAGCGAGAATCATTCCAGTCCATCACCCAGCGCTTGAGCGCACATCCACAGAGTACCCGTTGATCCTTATCACAGGGCGTGTGGCTCTCCACTACAACTCAGGATCGATGACCATGAGAAGTGAAGGGCTTGTGAAACGAGAGCCGGAGATTCACATCGATGTGAATCCAGATGACGCTATGCGTTTCGGATTAGCTGATGGTGATGCCGTCATGGTCGAGACTAGATGGGGCAGAGCAAGGGCGCGAGCACAGATCACTCAAGGACAGAAGCGCGGGACACTGTTCATGCCATTCCACTTCCCGGAGACGAACCTGATCGCATCAGAGCTTCTCGACAGGAAAGCTATGATGCCCGAGCTCAAGGTCGCCGCGTGCAGGATCAGGAGGTGTGATTGA
- the cooS gene encoding anaerobic carbon-monoxide dehydrogenase catalytic subunit — protein sequence MANKTATESIDPATTKMLLEARRAGLETVWDRFNKQQPQCGFGQLGICCRNCNMGPCRIDPFGDGPDKGVCGATADIIVARNLLRMIAAGAAAHADHARDAVIVFKEALEGRARSYQIRDEAKLRELAAEYNISSWGEQGGAADLANALLSDFGRQEGYVTLTRRAPEKRRKIWESLGISPRGIDREIVECMHRTHMGVDNDPLHILQHGLRTSIADGWGSSMIATEVQDILFGTPSPRRSEANLGVLKEDEVNIIVHGHEPILSEMIVEAASDPEMIKLAKSVGANGINVAGICCTGNEVLMRHGIPVAGNFLQQELAVITGAVEAMVVDVQCIMPSLGGLAACYHTKFISTSPKAEFPGALRMEFSEERAAEIAREIVRTAVENYPKRDRGRVLIPRERSECMVGFSVEAILKALGGTPQPLIDAIVNGSIKGIAAVVGCNNPKVPHDHGHVNLVRELIRNNVLVVTTGCNAIACAKAGLLRPAAAKEAGDGLRGVCESLGVPPVLHMGSCVDISRILVVAAAIANKLGVDISDLPVAGAAPEWMSEKAVSIGAYVVASGVFTVLGTVPPVLGSPVVTRILTKDLGDAVGATFAVEPDPFKASKLIIEHIESKRRALGLKV from the coding sequence ATGGCGAACAAAACTGCAACGGAAAGCATCGATCCGGCCACCACGAAGATGCTGCTCGAGGCACGCAGGGCTGGGCTGGAGACTGTTTGGGATCGTTTCAATAAACAGCAACCGCAGTGTGGATTCGGACAGCTCGGCATTTGCTGCCGCAACTGCAACATGGGTCCATGCAGAATAGATCCCTTTGGGGATGGACCTGATAAGGGCGTATGTGGCGCGACAGCTGACATCATTGTTGCGCGCAACCTCCTGAGGATGATAGCTGCAGGCGCAGCAGCACATGCTGACCATGCAAGGGATGCAGTCATAGTGTTCAAAGAGGCATTAGAGGGAAGGGCAAGGAGTTATCAGATCAGGGATGAGGCGAAGCTCAGAGAGCTTGCAGCCGAGTACAACATCTCGAGCTGGGGGGAGCAGGGAGGTGCAGCGGATCTAGCAAACGCCCTTCTCTCAGACTTCGGAAGGCAGGAGGGATATGTGACGCTCACCCGCAGAGCCCCGGAGAAGCGCCGGAAGATCTGGGAGAGTCTGGGGATAAGCCCGAGAGGCATCGACAGGGAGATCGTGGAGTGCATGCACCGCACCCATATGGGTGTGGACAACGACCCGCTTCACATCCTGCAGCATGGGCTGAGAACCAGCATCGCCGACGGCTGGGGCTCGTCGATGATTGCGACAGAGGTGCAGGATATTCTCTTTGGAACGCCATCTCCCAGGAGATCAGAGGCGAACCTGGGAGTGCTGAAGGAGGATGAAGTTAACATAATCGTCCACGGCCACGAGCCCATCCTCTCGGAGATGATTGTTGAAGCTGCATCAGATCCGGAGATGATCAAGCTCGCAAAGAGTGTCGGAGCTAACGGAATCAACGTCGCTGGGATATGCTGCACCGGAAATGAGGTGCTGATGCGCCATGGAATTCCAGTTGCAGGAAACTTCCTCCAGCAGGAGCTCGCTGTAATCACGGGCGCTGTTGAGGCGATGGTGGTTGATGTGCAGTGCATCATGCCGTCGCTAGGCGGCCTCGCCGCGTGCTATCACACGAAGTTCATCTCGACCTCTCCAAAGGCAGAGTTCCCCGGGGCGCTCAGGATGGAGTTCAGCGAGGAGAGGGCAGCAGAGATCGCAAGGGAGATCGTGAGAACCGCGGTCGAGAACTACCCGAAGCGGGACAGGGGCAGAGTTCTCATACCGAGGGAGAGGAGCGAGTGCATGGTTGGGTTCAGCGTCGAGGCCATCCTGAAGGCGCTCGGCGGAACACCGCAGCCGCTGATAGATGCGATAGTAAACGGATCCATAAAGGGCATCGCGGCGGTCGTCGGGTGCAACAACCCAAAGGTTCCGCACGACCATGGTCACGTCAACCTCGTCAGGGAGCTGATCAGGAACAACGTGCTCGTAGTAACCACAGGATGCAACGCGATCGCCTGCGCAAAAGCAGGTCTGCTCAGGCCTGCGGCTGCAAAGGAGGCCGGAGACGGTCTCAGAGGTGTCTGCGAGTCCCTCGGCGTCCCGCCGGTTTTGCACATGGGCTCATGCGTTGACATAAGCAGAATTCTTGTAGTGGCAGCAGCGATCGCAAACAAGCTTGGCGTGGACATAAGCGATCTTCCAGTGGCAGGCGCGGCTCCAGAGTGGATGAGCGAGAAGGCGGTTAGCATCGGGGCATATGTTGTTGCATCCGGAGTGTTTACAGTGCTGGGCACGGTTCCGCCTGTTCTCGGAAGCCCTGTGGTTACGAGAATCCTGACGAAGGACCTCGGCGATGCTGTTGGGGCGACGTTTGCAGTAGAGCCGGATCCGTTCAAGGCATCCAAACTCATTATAGAACACATTGAGAGCAAGAGAAGGGCGCTGGGTCTGAAGGTGTGA
- a CDS encoding SpoIIE family protein phosphatase: MMRPPISSTLIVIMVIAAVVPAAIMGLLFNTEVSRMVGPIQEQLGDINSTAVNYSSGATDQELIVSSKAMQYEEFFRRIAESNQFVADYAASGFSDIDRVADPNSPLSQTLARAIKRNSAIERIYLATADGRIASWPETDGIRNYAINASELRSLGWYNAAQAAGGTVWIPGDEMHMMCATPAYWNITLYCVAASEVSLSDLYSDLSMLRGSGYPFIVNRSGDVVMIPKVRRGDAPWDNLLLSGNLYKSNISALAELGDRISKGKSGSDYLMIDGRGWFVVYSPVKSVGWTVVVAYPSERMMVPLSIVERSANALSQRAVELLRSSTAAMFSKGLLLIIISGVAFGLIGIMIRRQLRRSAGCISDALQRIGGGELERRVPVECDIEGIVQSIESMRQSLRTLLEGAKAESYARGSQECKSSVLKSFDTYLTAGTLPLIEGYDLSIRQISRGSTFHDVLEIQHGKVALCMGRANGEEMESAVLAAIARAVIRALPSQHPDEVIKRANSILAKSSSSPISCFYAVLDHGQGELVYSNAGHAPPFVVSRDGSVDTLCGDGIPMTIRDDLKLGYERRPISKGDVLVIYSEGMIEAQGFDLERLIGVARGSRTKSASEIADDIERAVPKGDGMAVMVMKSV; this comes from the coding sequence ATGATGAGACCGCCCATATCTTCGACTCTGATCGTGATCATGGTGATTGCAGCAGTGGTACCTGCCGCAATTATGGGGCTGCTCTTCAATACAGAGGTCAGCAGAATGGTGGGGCCGATACAGGAGCAGCTTGGCGATATAAACAGCACCGCAGTAAACTACTCCTCGGGCGCAACAGACCAGGAGCTTATCGTCTCTTCCAAGGCCATGCAGTACGAGGAGTTTTTCAGGAGGATCGCGGAGAGCAATCAGTTCGTGGCAGACTATGCTGCTTCCGGTTTCTCTGATATCGATCGAGTGGCAGATCCGAACAGCCCCCTCTCACAGACCCTAGCTAGGGCGATAAAGAGGAACAGCGCGATCGAGCGAATATACCTGGCGACCGCTGATGGAAGAATAGCTTCATGGCCGGAGACAGATGGAATCAGGAATTATGCCATAAACGCATCCGAACTCAGATCACTGGGATGGTACAATGCGGCACAGGCTGCCGGCGGAACTGTATGGATTCCCGGAGACGAGATGCACATGATGTGCGCAACGCCTGCATACTGGAATATCACACTCTACTGCGTTGCTGCATCAGAGGTATCTCTGTCAGATCTCTACTCAGATCTATCGATGCTCAGAGGCAGCGGCTATCCATTCATAGTGAACAGAAGTGGCGATGTGGTGATGATTCCCAAGGTCCGGAGGGGTGATGCCCCATGGGACAATCTGCTCCTCTCCGGAAACCTCTACAAATCCAACATCTCTGCATTAGCGGAGCTCGGCGATCGTATATCAAAGGGTAAGAGCGGCTCGGATTATCTCATGATAGATGGCCGGGGCTGGTTTGTGGTTTATTCGCCCGTGAAGAGTGTTGGGTGGACAGTCGTTGTTGCGTACCCATCCGAGCGGATGATGGTTCCCCTAAGCATCGTGGAGAGAAGCGCGAACGCTCTCAGTCAGAGAGCCGTGGAACTCCTGCGCAGCAGCACAGCGGCAATGTTCTCAAAAGGACTGTTACTGATAATCATCTCTGGTGTGGCATTCGGATTGATAGGAATAATGATCCGCAGGCAGCTCAGGAGATCTGCAGGCTGCATATCTGATGCACTGCAGCGCATCGGCGGGGGTGAGCTGGAGAGGCGCGTGCCTGTGGAGTGCGATATCGAGGGGATTGTGCAATCCATTGAGTCTATGCGCCAGTCTCTCAGAACGCTCCTCGAGGGGGCCAAAGCGGAGAGTTATGCAAGGGGATCACAGGAGTGCAAGAGCTCTGTATTAAAATCATTTGACACGTATCTGACTGCCGGTACTCTTCCTCTCATCGAGGGATATGATCTCAGCATTCGCCAGATATCGAGAGGAAGCACGTTCCACGACGTTCTGGAGATCCAGCACGGAAAGGTCGCTCTGTGCATGGGTAGAGCAAATGGGGAGGAGATGGAGTCTGCCGTCCTCGCTGCCATCGCCAGAGCGGTTATAAGAGCGCTTCCATCTCAGCACCCGGATGAGGTGATAAAGCGCGCGAACAGCATACTGGCAAAGAGCTCATCATCCCCCATCTCCTGCTTCTACGCGGTCCTCGATCACGGGCAGGGGGAGCTGGTGTACTCAAATGCAGGCCACGCTCCGCCGTTTGTGGTGAGCCGGGATGGATCCGTGGATACCCTCTGCGGCGATGGGATACCCATGACGATCAGGGACGATCTCAAACTCGGGTATGAGCGCCGACCCATTTCGAAGGGAGATGTCCTTGTGATCTACTCTGAGGGCATGATAGAGGCGCAGGGCTTCGACCTGGAGCGTCTGATAGGTGTGGCTCGCGGCTCCAGAACAAAGAGTGCATCAGAGATAGCGGACGATATAGAAAGGGCGGTCCCGAAGGGGGATGGCATGGCGGTCATGGTGATGAAATCAGTTTGA
- a CDS encoding DUF2111 domain-containing protein, which produces MPRIEISENSGAEELAPIAIAINEILNLPVTMRSAGARGVRVERGKVVDDDYTGPVLEDVLRSGRAMRTIPSSGAFKGVPVSVAPIRLKDRVLAAVGVVDVVGTIDIPEIFGAYVDVVRQVSEHRKP; this is translated from the coding sequence ATGCCCAGGATAGAGATTTCAGAAAACTCAGGTGCTGAGGAGCTGGCACCCATTGCAATCGCCATAAACGAGATACTCAACCTCCCGGTCACAATGAGAAGCGCCGGAGCCAGGGGGGTGAGAGTGGAGAGGGGAAAGGTGGTCGATGACGACTACACAGGCCCTGTCCTCGAGGACGTTCTCAGATCTGGAAGAGCAATGAGAACGATACCGTCAAGCGGTGCCTTCAAGGGGGTTCCGGTATCAGTCGCGCCGATCAGGCTCAAAGATCGTGTTCTCGCTGCCGTCGGCGTGGTCGATGTCGTTGGCACAATCGATATCCCCGAGATCTTCGGAGCATACGTGGATGTCGTGAGACAGGTTTCGGAGCACAGGAAGCCCTGA
- a CDS encoding 4Fe-4S binding protein gives MAKIYLDPERCIGCRSCEVACEREHGHPRISVGIVGDLAAVPVYCHQCDTSPCTAVCYTGSLRLDGDMVAFDQDLCTRCGLCVVACPFGAIELRSMIQRCDLCIEKETPICVMTCPAEALRLGDVDVVSRSTRRRAAGALAARLVRI, from the coding sequence ATGGCGAAGATATACCTGGACCCTGAGAGGTGTATCGGATGCCGCTCATGTGAGGTCGCGTGCGAGAGGGAGCACGGGCATCCACGCATATCTGTGGGCATCGTGGGCGATCTGGCAGCTGTGCCTGTGTACTGCCATCAGTGCGATACCTCTCCATGCACCGCTGTCTGCTACACCGGCTCACTGAGGCTGGATGGCGATATGGTTGCATTCGATCAGGATCTCTGCACACGCTGTGGACTGTGCGTAGTTGCATGCCCCTTTGGGGCGATAGAGCTTCGTTCAATGATACAGAGATGCGATCTCTGTATTGAGAAGGAGACGCCGATCTGTGTCATGACATGTCCGGCGGAGGCTCTTCGGCTTGGTGATGTAGATGTGGTCTCCAGATCCACCAGAAGGAGGGCTGCGGGCGCTCTGGCGGCCAGGCTGGTGAGGATATGA
- a CDS encoding dihydroneopterin aldolase family protein — translation MYTPREIAAFEAGIKLGALYHQFVGTPVSVKTADSLERAIERSISLQPYVKSVSVRIDRSMLSGNVFGYSELSGKMIRAAVEIAYEGARVRAVLEYDPEKDYPMMHLE, via the coding sequence GTGTACACGCCGAGGGAGATAGCGGCATTCGAGGCTGGGATAAAGCTGGGCGCTCTCTACCACCAGTTCGTCGGCACGCCTGTCAGTGTGAAGACCGCGGACTCGCTGGAGCGGGCCATCGAGCGATCGATATCCCTGCAGCCGTATGTGAAATCTGTGAGCGTGCGCATAGACAGAAGCATGCTCAGTGGGAACGTCTTCGGCTACTCAGAGCTCTCCGGCAAGATGATAAGGGCAGCGGTTGAGATTGCGTATGAAGGAGCACGCGTGAGGGCCGTTCTTGAGTACGATCCCGAAAAGGATTACCCGATGATGCATCTGGAGTAA
- a CDS encoding 4Fe-4S ferredoxin, iron-sulfur-binding, which translates to MKIDEKKCIGCRACSAISSSISISEDAEMRSITFHPHEDLTDRLIETCPTGAISSALTTESITLAFRMKRCSICGEPFATEREIEHVAALMPARFQKSWLDLCPNCRRDGQRRSHARQCILVRGRR; encoded by the coding sequence ATGAAGATAGATGAGAAAAAATGTATTGGCTGCCGCGCGTGCTCGGCGATATCGAGCAGCATATCCATATCAGAGGATGCAGAGATGCGCAGCATAACGTTTCATCCACATGAGGACTTGACAGACAGGCTGATCGAGACATGCCCGACAGGTGCGATATCCTCTGCTCTCACAACTGAGAGCATCACGCTCGCGTTCAGGATGAAGCGATGCAGCATCTGCGGAGAACCATTCGCCACGGAGAGGGAGATCGAGCATGTTGCAGCTCTCATGCCCGCGAGGTTCCAGAAGAGCTGGCTGGATCTGTGCCCTAACTGCCGCAGGGATGGGCAGCGCAGATCGCATGCCCGGCAATGCATCCTGGTAAGAGGAAGAAGGTGA
- the fbp gene encoding fructose-1,6-bisphosphate aldolase/phosphatase gives MSKVTVSLIKADVGGWPGHASVHPALIDKAEEVLSEAKSAGTLIDFKVMACGDDLELLMTHRLGTDEAEIHAIAWETFEKATAEAKSLKLYGAGQDLLCDAFSGNIRGMGPGVAEMQFTERDAEPLVAFMMDKTEPGAFNLPIFRMFADPFNTAGLVIDPSLHNGFIFEIWDILDHKKVFMSCPEEMYNILALIGAKSRYVIKRVYPKPGGKLPSEEPVAVVSTEKLYQTAGTYVGKDDPVALVRAQSGLPALGEVLEPFALGHLVSGWMRGSHNGPLMPCAFEDAHPTRFDGPPRVIAAGFQLCNGLLIGPVDLFADVAFDLTRMRVLEITDYMRAHGPFEPHRLPLEDMEYTTLPHVLKRLAERFEPAE, from the coding sequence ATGAGCAAGGTAACTGTAAGCCTTATCAAGGCAGACGTGGGCGGATGGCCCGGGCACGCCTCTGTGCATCCAGCGCTGATCGACAAGGCTGAGGAGGTTCTGTCTGAGGCGAAATCCGCGGGCACACTTATCGACTTCAAGGTCATGGCATGCGGCGACGATCTCGAGCTTCTGATGACACACAGGCTCGGAACCGATGAGGCTGAGATCCATGCGATAGCCTGGGAGACGTTCGAGAAGGCGACCGCAGAGGCGAAGAGCCTGAAGCTCTACGGCGCGGGGCAGGATCTACTCTGCGATGCGTTCTCCGGCAACATCCGCGGGATGGGGCCTGGTGTCGCTGAGATGCAGTTCACAGAGCGCGACGCCGAGCCGCTGGTCGCGTTCATGATGGACAAGACCGAGCCTGGGGCGTTTAACCTTCCAATCTTCAGAATGTTTGCAGATCCCTTCAACACTGCAGGTCTTGTGATAGATCCGTCACTCCACAACGGCTTCATCTTCGAGATATGGGACATTCTGGATCACAAAAAGGTATTCATGTCATGTCCCGAGGAGATGTACAACATCCTGGCGCTCATCGGGGCGAAGAGCAGGTATGTGATAAAGAGGGTGTACCCAAAGCCCGGAGGCAAGCTCCCCTCAGAGGAGCCTGTCGCGGTTGTGAGCACTGAGAAACTTTACCAGACCGCGGGGACGTACGTCGGAAAGGACGACCCGGTCGCTCTTGTCAGGGCACAATCAGGGCTTCCCGCGCTCGGAGAAGTCCTCGAGCCCTTCGCCCTGGGCCATCTGGTATCGGGATGGATGCGCGGCTCACACAACGGCCCGCTGATGCCATGCGCCTTCGAGGATGCTCATCCCACAAGATTCGACGGCCCGCCGAGGGTGATCGCAGCTGGATTCCAGCTCTGCAACGGACTTCTCATAGGGCCTGTGGACCTCTTCGCAGATGTCGCATTCGATCTCACCCGGATGAGGGTGCTGGAGATCACGGACTACATGAGGGCGCACGGGCCGTTCGAGCCCCACAGGCTGCCGCTTGAGGACATGGAGTACACGACCCTCCCGCATGTGCTGAAGAGGCTCGCGGAGAGGTTCGAGCCTGCTGAGTGA
- a CDS encoding phosphatidylserine decarboxylase, whose translation MSLRLAPGSLPWVVTPFAASLMIYPFSTALSLIFLFVTAFMIHFHRDPERFPEGEGMLSPADGRIVEADEKHIYIFMGPMDVHVNRAPLDGVVRSVEFRGGDHSPAFRHPLKNAHSIIEIESEMGRFTLKQISGMAARRVVCWVSPGDRLRRGQRIGMIRFGSGVIVTAPPGYRIIARKGSRVRAGQTVIAELRE comes from the coding sequence TTGAGCTTAAGGCTCGCCCCGGGATCGCTGCCATGGGTTGTAACACCATTCGCAGCATCCCTTATGATCTACCCGTTCAGCACCGCGCTTTCACTGATCTTTTTGTTCGTAACGGCTTTCATGATACACTTCCACCGCGATCCTGAGAGGTTTCCTGAGGGGGAAGGCATGCTCTCACCGGCGGATGGGAGGATAGTCGAGGCAGATGAAAAACACATTTACATATTCATGGGGCCGATGGATGTTCACGTTAACAGAGCACCCCTGGATGGAGTGGTCAGGAGCGTCGAGTTTCGTGGCGGAGATCACTCGCCCGCGTTCCGTCACCCCCTCAAGAACGCGCACAGCATCATCGAGATCGAGAGCGAGATGGGGCGCTTCACGCTGAAGCAGATCTCCGGAATGGCCGCCAGAAGAGTGGTCTGCTGGGTATCACCCGGCGACAGGCTGAGGCGCGGCCAGAGGATAGGCATGATCAGATTCGGATCGGGAGTGATAGTCACGGCCCCACCGGGATACAGGATCATCGCGCGAAAGGGATCCAGGGTCCGCGCCGGCCAGACCGTGATAGCGGAGCTGAGGGAATGA
- a CDS encoding 4Fe-4S dicluster domain-containing protein — protein MKEILVRPERCMGCRSCEIACAVEHSQSRDLFRALSEMPQKRLFVEHVPEYSLAVPILCRHCEDAPCVAVCPTGALTQDAISGVVRHNKDICIGCWTCASVCTYGVIGRDRRARVAIKCDRCPDLEVPACVSACPTRALIYGDVEEISSSKRAESALKVARGVAVSSR, from the coding sequence ATGAAGGAGATACTTGTTCGCCCGGAGAGATGCATGGGCTGCCGCTCCTGCGAGATAGCATGCGCTGTTGAGCACTCCCAGAGCAGGGATCTCTTCAGAGCGTTGTCAGAGATGCCGCAGAAGCGTCTCTTCGTGGAGCACGTTCCAGAGTACTCTCTCGCGGTGCCCATACTCTGCAGACACTGCGAGGATGCGCCGTGCGTTGCGGTTTGCCCCACTGGAGCTCTGACGCAGGACGCGATCTCTGGAGTCGTGAGGCACAACAAGGATATCTGCATCGGTTGCTGGACGTGCGCCTCTGTCTGCACTTACGGAGTGATTGGCAGGGACAGAAGGGCTCGTGTTGCTATAAAATGCGACAGGTGCCCGGACCTGGAGGTACCTGCCTGCGTCAGCGCATGTCCCACACGCGCCCTGATCTACGGGGATGTTGAAGAGATCTCGAGCTCGAAGAGGGCAGAATCCGCTCTGAAGGTCGCGCGGGGTGTGGCTGTCAGCAGTCGGTGA
- the pssA gene encoding CDP-diacylglycerol--serine O-phosphatidyltransferase gives MRLKAQDLLSLMNAISGFSAMILAHLQIRDLSVLMLMAAALFDGADGIVARRSEQSELGPHLDSLADVVSFGVAPALMTFFLLKEPYLLMLSALYMLCGMLRLARYNISPKEWAHFEGLPITAAGLMLGVSMLLDSLIFTSCLMILLSALMVSTLPYPKLRDPRVVFVCMIVGAAALSALHLSGMRASAIVILISMAFYLIVPVVIPCTRRGR, from the coding sequence ATGAGGCTCAAAGCACAGGATCTTCTCTCCCTCATGAACGCGATATCAGGGTTCAGCGCCATGATTTTAGCTCATCTCCAGATCCGCGATCTCTCCGTGCTCATGCTTATGGCAGCAGCGCTCTTTGATGGTGCCGACGGCATTGTTGCGAGAAGATCCGAGCAGAGCGAGCTCGGCCCACATCTGGATTCGCTCGCTGATGTGGTCTCGTTTGGGGTTGCTCCTGCTCTCATGACGTTCTTCCTTCTAAAAGAGCCGTACCTTCTGATGCTCAGCGCACTGTACATGCTCTGCGGAATGCTCAGGCTCGCGAGATACAACATCTCCCCGAAGGAATGGGCGCACTTCGAGGGGCTCCCCATAACAGCTGCAGGTCTGATGCTTGGCGTCAGCATGCTTCTGGATTCGCTCATTTTCACCTCCTGTCTGATGATCCTTCTCTCGGCTCTCATGGTGAGCACCCTGCCGTATCCAAAGCTGAGGGACCCGAGGGTTGTTTTTGTGTGCATGATTGTTGGAGCTGCCGCGCTTTCAGCGCTTCATCTTTCAGGTATGAGGGCCTCAGCGATCGTCATCCTGATATCAATGGCGTTTTATCTGATAGTGCCGGTGGTGATACCGTGTACACGCCGAGGGAGATAG